The window caggaaatgccagtagtcaaaggtaagggacaaaccttattggacctacattgaataaaattaaactgcCCTAGTATTctagggttacaggtacaaatcagaagggatgtcaataactaacctaacctcatggcattactatgctttaatgctcatatatacatgtacagataTTAAAAGatcatctttcctcttccacaggtaacagttgaatacaaattaattgaaatagcatactgtacaacacaataccctacctactgtgaaggctaactgcacagtacatgcgtttgttcatgtttctgaagtacGGCACTTAAGAGATTTAAAGATTCCTACAGAAGTTCATGATACGAATATCATTGAGCAGATgttgaataacttgcagagagctgacattactgagtgtatttctaaaacctgcaatacATTGCTGTTATATAagtagtgatttcatttttggcaataattttagttGATCAGTCAACACTTTCCtctgctgaaattcatatttgaacaactacAGTTAATGACAGAATAAACTTGATTATTCATCAGACctggtaatattgtcttctttgttttgtaatttttcccttCAAAGTTATAGACTCTGAAATTCCTAATACTGCCAAGgtactctaccatcaggagtgtctctaaacagtttaccccagcgtcaaattttctgatgtacattaagaataaatgtaaatcattactacccaatgacaaaacagtggtactgacggtggatgaaactcacttgaaaccatattttgattataaaggagGAAATTCAGTACGCTTGTTGAGATGTACCAGGAACAATTGGCATGgtcagaaagatacaaataaaacactgaagttcccacggttctcctttgatggaaatcatatattagcaaatgaaattcatcatgcaccattcagctctgaaaaaacttcatgagatagaagatggtttactcttgaaacattattgtAAACTATCATGAAAAGCACTCTCCTCATCCGCCTTTGAGAAGCAAAGTGTTCATTAAATAGCTTTACAAATAATCAgtgagtatctcattcaagctttactaactcttggaTAAAATCAGTGTTTCCCTTCTTATTCAGAAGTTGcaggttatgtaaaaaaaaaatttacattacatttgatggacaacaatgaatgtaaaatccccatataaaggtcaaaggttgaataataaatatgctgctccaataagtaatgaaggtcattgtacagaaaaaaatagcaaaattaacaaTATTGGCGTCTAacgttttattgaaaaattattgttcccaagaaaataactatattgtagctaacaaaaagttgaataaaagagaaagttaaaaactttCACTAGCAAATGATAGCTGTATGGAAGAGATAAtagaataagaagagaaagttaggaacttcaactaccaaataatagctgtatgtaaaacacaataattatttcattcacatatagtagagtaaaccaatgcactgctgtcttgtaatttgacgtgaaaactatgtataaacattttttaatacaatattaaacatgtttgtacttcggtatatactatattgtaactaaaattgttttggttcagtattttacattaatctcttaacctgtgtttcgagttaatattatttggtgtacacaaattagtgtagacgaaaaaattaaggaaattattacCATGACTGGTAAACAACAAATTGTCAATGTTagtgacgttttgtttacatttctttcgtctCGCAAGGTAGTCGGTGCTAGCGACTCGGACTACCGTTGCTTACGTCACAAAACATCGAACAGGcattgtctctcggtggtctcgatttaactcggttcagagggcatttcttgcttctagttagcgtaaatgaatctctagatactttatttataagggacatatatatttttcgttatacgaagtgtttttaagtcgaaatatagcttaaatgtgtcgttgtgaaattaatttagccattttgTTCGTTAaaagatgacgttggcggctgtccgtttgttttgtgtaaaaaaaaaaatcaagattccgttcgctattgtctcttgatttcatcatcatactacaagcttttcgtatttatcttttatcggcgtgaaaacagcagtaatatgtgttctttcatgcccagtagttttgattgaaatactttccaattttatttgctgtcgagtttcatccttgttgccaatgcacgataatttatagtcattagcagcttgaacattcttttctcagcatcaactacaacttgcagcttaaatttactgtagcagtatatttccttgccaatcttttctccaaagaggataagggtagtgtaaaaacatatcagtacttaacgtcatttttaacaactacgataattgtttaaccgtacgatggttgaaatacaagcaaaacagttgttatccgattcaggttttagcaaaacaacagtctcgttcggttgttattggctgtacgcattttcgcaagagtataaggttgctaacaatacttttatcattctcttacttttttaactagaagatggaataaagagatggagaaaaagttggtctattgtaagttggtctctcttgctcctgattctacggcaactgtagtgtacgctgttgcttgtgcctgctcgaaatttaaaaatattttctaaatattgtcgtaccggtattaattgctaactccatcgtaaacacgaattatcgtcactcgtgcactacctgtatttacaaacgcacaaaaattgcaaacgaacactgacctattttaacttccgacacgaCGAGAGACCGACACGACGAGAGAAAGTGAGGTCATCTCATTGAATTagatgtacctattccagcctctcgggctaACGTATCATACACCGTACACTgtctgattgtacgttgttgcctgcgccagtcgcccgcgaaatttaaaaatacgcattttcaaaatattatttaaaaatacgcattttcaaaatattgtcgtatcgatattaattgctaaccccatcgtaaaagcgaattatcgtaagtcgaatcatcgtaactcgagcactacctgtaaaCGTATTTTATGTCAGTATGAAGCAATacactgattattattttttttttccagaaatatgaGTGTGATTTATGTGAAGAAGTCTTTGATAGATTAAAACGCCTTATGTCTCATCGGAAGAAACACCATCGGGCAAGCCTTTCGTGTAAGATGTGCTCCAGTAAGTTTACTCATTACGCTAGTTATAGAATTCATATGAGAGTTCATAAGGGAGAAAAGCCATATGTGTGTCAGGAATGCGGTGCAGCTTTTGTGCAGAGTGGTCACCTTAATATACATAAGCGAACCCACACAGGTGAAAAACCGTACACGTGTGATATTTGTAATAGTAATTTTAAGCAAATTTCTCACTTAAAGACCCACGTTAGAACACACACTCAGGATAAACCTTACCGATGTGAAGAGTGTGAAGCTTCTTTTACCCAGAACAGTAGTTTGAAAAGACACAGACGTTCTCACTCAGGGGAGAAACCCTATAAATGTGCATTCTGTGATATGACATTTGTAGTTAAAAGCAATATGCAAAGACATCTTTACACTCATACTGGTGAGAAACCATACCAGTGTGACCTGTGTCCAGCCTCCTTTGGACAAGCTATAGATCTAAAGAGACACAAAATTAGTCATACTGGTATTAAACCTTTCAAGTGCGATCAGTGCGATGCAGCTTTTAGTCGCAAAAACAATCTGAAGTGGCATCAGATGACTCACAATGGCAATACTCCATTCAGGTGTGAGATCTGTCAAGTTGGGTTTTCTTCTTCTGGAGATTTGAAGGTTCATAAACGAATCCATGCTCCTCCTAAACCTTTCCGTTGCGATTCTTGTCCAGCATCCTTTCAGCAGTATAGTTCCCTTACTCGTCATAAGATGATACACACAGGTGAGAGACCCTTGCGCAAGAAGCCAGAAAGCAAGCCTGGGTCATTTAAGGAGACAGGAATCAAGCCTTATGCATGTGAGATTTGTAATGCAACATTTTGTGAGAAAAGAAATCTGAAGAGACATATCATTTCTCTCCATGATGATGTAAGAAAAATTATGGGTGGGGGACCTCTTGATGCAGATGTAAAGGATGATGGAATCATTGAGAAGTTTATCAAATTGCAACATCCCGCACAAGTAAAGAAGAAGGCACCCGAACAAGTCACTTACACAATCAATTATCAGAATCCTGTTGTTATTACTCAACCTCAGCAGCAATTAGTACAACCACAACAGATAGAGGGGACAGCACAAGAACTCCAACAAGGTATCACCCTACAGCATGTTGTTATACAACAGCCTTTAACAGCAGAAgaaacagtagcagcagcagcagcagcagctcctCAGACTGTAACACAGATGCCTCAGTTAATGCTTGCCCAAGGCCCCGGACAGGCTCCAAAGCCAGGTAAGCCAGCAAACAATTGTCAGAATCACCATGCGCATGTTCTTACGTTTATTGAAGGTAGTTACAACCAGTGGCAGACATGGTGTTTTTGTGACCCTCCAAATATAGTCGATCAACCTAGTCAAATTATAAGCACCGTCCCAACGGCAAGTGCCATCATAACCACACCCCCATCCACAGTCATCCCTCCCGATGCTAATGCTACAGCCTCAGTCGCTTCAGCTGTTGCAGTAACTTCCGTCACAAATTCTTCCTGCACAACTGTAGAGCAAATTGAAGGGCAGTTAATGCCAGCACAAATACAGGTTCAACTTCCTGTTGGTGCAACCCAAACCACTGGGGTCATTAGAGAAGATGTCTTAAGGGGGTGGTTAGGAGGGTGGAATAAATGTTaacttaaaaagtaaatatagcCATTCTTATGATAaggaaagtattatttttttcttaattatattttattgccttttgtgtagtatagtaatatatattttatgtatcttttGCAGTCTCCTCCCAAATTAATTagtctatataatataatgtgcCAATGTAGACAAAATAGTTACTGTGGATATTCAAAAGATCTGTTCTTCAAACAATATCGCTTACTGGAATTAGGTACAATATGTTAGATAAGATTGTAGTCATTTAACCTAATTACTTTGTCATATGCACTTAAAAAGGTCAGttattattttaagaagaaaacaTGTGTGCCAAGAGAAACAGTGTTTGTTATATGGGGATATTGTTATACTTTTAGAAGAGTTtagtatgtttattatttttgttgtcataACAAGCATCGGTTGGTTTCTAAAGCGAAGCACTTATACCTGAAAATTTGACTCAGTCTGTAACCAGCAGGTAATTTAGATGgttttattcaagttattctgtTTTAACTGTGATGGCTGTTAGAGTTTTGCTTGGAATTAAGTAAAAGATTTTTGGTTTACCGTTTGGTAACTAATCAAAAGTTTATGGTATCTGATACAGAGGAATCCATGACATATAGCATTCCCATGTTAAAAGTAGACTTACAAAGTCTTAATTTAAGAATTGTAGACTTAAACTAGACTCTTGGTTTAAGGGACCTATCTTgtaacagttattttattttgcttttatatttttttatttttatgagcaaCAAGCATAGTGACCTGGCCAAAGATATGAATTGCTGAAGTATTTCAGAATTATTATAGAAGATGTTTCATACTTGGAtccttttatacatgtatattacagTATTGCTTTTAATTCATGAACAAAGGGGAAGTAGTATAAACCTTAAAAGTAGGGATGTGTTTTTATCATCATGAGGTCATTCATTATTTCACATGAGAAATTATATGCAAAGGTAtagttgtaaaattatttttctcttttatcggATATTGAAGACCTTTACACATCTTTTCTGGATATTAGGGACCTATTGTTTATTACTTCTACCACCCCATCATTCAGGCTTATCCCTTGCCTTCACCTGCTTTCTCCCAAACCACCAACCAGCCCTGTGAGGCCAAGAATTTTGACCCACTGTCAGGTTTAAACTTATACTAATACTCCCACAGTCACTTTTCTGTTTTCTCCCTATCTCTGCATGACCATTTATCtacattattaaatgtaaattgtaacttaccttttgttttgtggaacAAATTTCAAAAATGTCCATTTTGGCTGGTTCTGAGTGCATGAAGGTCTTCACTAACTGATATTTGCAGGTATTCCCTGAAATCTGAATCACTGCATTGttacaaatttttcataatattttaggGGCAAGATATAATTAGATGTTACGTACAATATTTGCTTCATGATATTTGCTTCTGATATTGCTATGTGTTCCAGGATGTTATCTCACTATGGTGTGTCTGTTAAGTAGAAAATAATATAGTAGCATTCAAATTTTTTTCCAgtgatttcaaaaaataattaaaactttatgGAAAACTTGATATTTGAGTTGCATAATAAATAGCTCATAATACTTAATTTGTATGCCAggttaattatttcttttgaaatgtttttacttgtgctttattattactgtacagtattctgtaTCTTACTTCACTGTTAGACACTGCCTGGCAGCATAAAGATATTCTGAgattttttaagagtaaaatccTAACAAAATACGGAACACTTCCCAAGTAAGCCTTCCACATAACAGTATTATGCATACAAGCacaatcaagtttttattttacaaggtTGGTTGCAACTTTAATTGGAAACAAAGTTATGTAAACTACTGTATCATGAGAGTACTCTGGGTTTTTCTGCTCAGAAACTCCTTTTCTGAATCTTCCTGTCTCTCCAATTCAAGGTGGTTTGTTTGACTATTTGTTGTAGGTATCAATTTTGAAGTGAACACAGTCTCATTTCATACTCTCATAGGATCCCTATGAGAGTTCGAAATGTTCTTAAATGACCATTTAGGCAGACAATAAGGGAACACAAAAGTAATTGGCAGAACGCAATATTGATGGGGccaagggtcgctgcaaagaactttcagtaCCATCTACAGTGTGCTTCCCATTAAGTGGTACCCCCTCCCCACTGGGTGAAGAGtttatcaagtttatttttaagtgtatatgcatttattaaaGGGTATgttcaatataatttttccctATATCATGTACCTGTATTAGTATATAATACTTcgttaaaccatttttttttattgttccgtacagtactgtatttttaaagTACTGGTAGTCCCTGGGTTATgttgggggttccgttcctgaagTGCAACATAAGCTGGAACACCATgttaaaaaattgctaaaaatgagaaataaagtgaaGAAAGTATTACCTTCAATCCTTTGGTTGTTTGGGAAACTAACCAATTGATTTACCTTGCTTCTGGTGAGGTTTGCATCCATGATCTTGcagaatttcctccaaaaatgtacaaatattcttccGTCGTTTACAGCGCGCTGTAAGACTGAAACGACGCAACCTCGGAACATCCACTGTAACCcggaacttatttttttatgaatatatttgaaaagcgccgtaagCTCGGAACAACATAAGCCGAGGCCGacataacccagggactgcctgtaacctGAACAGTTAAAATAATCATTGTATGATTATTTTCTTAACTGTAAATCATACTTTTTTATTCTgtgaatattttatgatataaaataataatttatgactGTTAAGATTCATAGTTCtttaaaaacattatgtaacCTTCACTTTTtatacatagaattttgttaACTGACATTTGTGACTCGGCTTTTTAAAAGTATCAGTTCAAGGAAGATGAAGTGAAAATGAGCTGTCAgagtttatgatgatgatgcattTCTTTGTAAGTTTAGTTGTAAAACCCTTGCGGAGAAGTTTTTGTACTTGATGATAATGTGCTATGTCATGTTTGGGACCTGTTgttttcacagtttttaaaattttgttttaacattcCAGCAAAAGGGAAGAAGCATTCCACAACAGGGTAAATCTGTTATTAACTTCTTTATAGtatattattacaataaagaAGACTATCCTTTAAAAAGATGACATCTTTGCTACACTGTTGGTCTTCTGGTCAGTAGAGTTAAGCAATTTTAGGTTTGATAAGTGAATTCCAGGCATTAACATGCTTGCTTTAGTACTGGTGTCATGACCATTAAGTTAAGCAGCATTATGTCCAAGTCATTTTTGGAACTGATGAACACCAGTGAATGCTGGATACCATTGGCACAAAGATAAATACTTGAAACTTACAACAGACCTTAGTATTCTGGTCTGACTGGGAAATAGTTGCAATGAAGCTTGAGAAATTAAcagagtaacaaaataaaaaggggcCTGTTGTCTTGCAGAATCATATACCAATCATTATGAAGAAAATACTATTCTACAACCAGTGAAAAGGGAAAGCCGGGAAGAATTATGTTAAAGAGAAGCATTTATTCTTAGTCTGTGAATTATCCAGTCCCTTCTTTCtatgtattgtacagtatatacagtatccATGTATTATTAAGTTGGTATTGTGATACTCTTTGGCATAAAGAGCTGTCATTTTTTCGTACAGAAAGACATTGCCTTTTTATAATAGATATCCTTCAGCACGAGCTGGAACAGTCATTGAACCTGGTAACAGTAGTTAACTCAGGGTAAGGGGGAGGAGTGAGGGAATACCCCCACTTGCTTACTGACATTAGCTGCTTTTTTTACAGCTGTTTTAAGGGATAAAAAT of the Macrobrachium rosenbergii isolate ZJJX-2024 chromosome 16, ASM4041242v1, whole genome shotgun sequence genome contains:
- the LOC136847184 gene encoding zinc finger protein ZFP2-like isoform X2 — protein: METSATELSQYTISNIQDCEREHGTTVVISPNEIIMKVETDDKIIQQCLEINGLENDEDDEDDLVAVKEDCDENEFSNEENVVEDSETRKVLRRKKSKRPRKKYEKIQRLSRIYTCVDCPETFSRLSQLRAHSRIHTEDQTEKYECDLCEEVFDRLKRLMSHRKKHHRASLSCKMCSSKFTHYASYRIHMRVHKGEKPYVCQECGAAFVQSGHLNIHKRTHTGEKPYTCDICNSNFKQISHLKTHVRTHTQDKPYRCEECEASFTQNSSLKRHRRSHSGEKPYKCAFCDMTFVVKSNMQRHLYTHTGEKPYQCDLCPASFGQAIDLKRHKISHTGIKPFKCDQCDAAFSRKNNLKWHQMTHNGNTPFRCEICQVGFSSSGDLKVHKRIHAPPKPFRCDSCPASFQQYSSLTRHKMIHTGERPLRKKPESKPGSFKETGIKPYACEICNATFCEKRNLKRHIISLHDDVRKIMGGGPLDADVKDDGIIEKFIKLQHPAQVKKKAPEQVTYTINYQNPVVITQPQQQLVQPQQIEGTAQELQQGITLQHVVIQQPLTAEETVAAAAAAAPQTVTQMPQLMLAQGPGQAPKPGKPANNCQNHHAHVLTFIEGSYNQWQTWCFCDPPNIVDQPSQIISTVPTASAIITTPPSTVIPPDANATASVASAVAVTSVTNSSCTTVEQIEGQLMPAQIQVQLPVGATQTTGVIREDVLRGWLGGWNKC
- the LOC136847184 gene encoding zinc finger protein ZFP2-like isoform X1, coding for MCRNLNLDHPSICDTFCKSSAKMETSATELSQYTISNIQDCEREHGTTVVISPNEIIMKVETDDKIIQQCLEINGLENDEDDEDDLVAVKEDCDENEFSNEENVVEDSETRKVLRRKKSKRPRKKYEKIQRLSRIYTCVDCPETFSRLSQLRAHSRIHTEDQTEKYECDLCEEVFDRLKRLMSHRKKHHRASLSCKMCSSKFTHYASYRIHMRVHKGEKPYVCQECGAAFVQSGHLNIHKRTHTGEKPYTCDICNSNFKQISHLKTHVRTHTQDKPYRCEECEASFTQNSSLKRHRRSHSGEKPYKCAFCDMTFVVKSNMQRHLYTHTGEKPYQCDLCPASFGQAIDLKRHKISHTGIKPFKCDQCDAAFSRKNNLKWHQMTHNGNTPFRCEICQVGFSSSGDLKVHKRIHAPPKPFRCDSCPASFQQYSSLTRHKMIHTGERPLRKKPESKPGSFKETGIKPYACEICNATFCEKRNLKRHIISLHDDVRKIMGGGPLDADVKDDGIIEKFIKLQHPAQVKKKAPEQVTYTINYQNPVVITQPQQQLVQPQQIEGTAQELQQGITLQHVVIQQPLTAEETVAAAAAAAPQTVTQMPQLMLAQGPGQAPKPGKPANNCQNHHAHVLTFIEGSYNQWQTWCFCDPPNIVDQPSQIISTVPTASAIITTPPSTVIPPDANATASVASAVAVTSVTNSSCTTVEQIEGQLMPAQIQVQLPVGATQTTGVIREDVLRGWLGGWNKC